The sequence below is a genomic window from Oscillospiraceae bacterium.
AACGCGGTTCAGAGAAACGAGCTTCTCGGTGAACTCGCTGGGTTCTCTTTCAAATCTAGCCATTTCGTTCTCCTCCCGTTAAAATTCCAGGCCGCCCTCGCGGGCGCCCTCGGCCAGGGCCTGCACGCGGCCGTGGTAGACATAGCCGCCGCGGTCAAAGACGACGGCGGTGATGCCGGCGGCCTTGGCGCGCTCAGCCACGGTCTGGCCGACCTTCTTGGCGGCCTCGCAGCCGGAGCCCTTGCCCTCGAAATCCTTCTCCAGGGAGGAAGCGGCGACCAGGGTCTTGCCCGCCACATCGTCGATGATCTGGGCGTAGATGTTGGTGCCGCTGCGGAACACGTTGAGACGGGGCCTCTCGGGCGTGCCGGAGATTTTTCCGCGCACGCGCTTATGACGCTTAAGCCGCTGGGCGTTGGTATCGGGTCTGTTGATCATAGTGGCACACCTCCTTATTTCTTCTTGACGCCGGTCTTGCCTTCCTTGCGGCGGATGACCTCGTCAGTGTATTTGATCCCCTTGCCCTTGTAAGGCTCGGGCGGACGTTTCTCTCTCACTTCGGCGGCGAACTGGCCGACCTTCTGCTTGTCGGCGCCGCTGATGATAATCTTGTTGGGGCCGGGCACGTCGATGGTGATGCCCTCGATCTCCTCCATGATGACCTGATGGGAGAAGCCCAGGTTCATGACCAGCTTCTTGCCGTCCTTCGCCACACGGTAGCCCACGCCGTTCACATCCAGCTCCTTCTTGAAGCCCTCGGTGACGCCCGTAATCATGTTGCTGAGCAGGGTGCGGGTCAGGCCGTGCAGGGAGCGGTTCTCCTTGGCGTCGTTGGGACGGGTGACGTGCAGCTCGCCGCCCTCCTGGGCGATGGTCATATTGGGGTGGAGCTGCTGGGTGAGGGTGCCCTTGGGGCCCTTCACGGTAACCAGGTTGCTCCCTTCGATCTTCACTTCCACGCCGGCGGGGATGGAGATCGGCATTCTTCCGATTCTAGACATTTCTAATCTCCCTCCTTACCACACAAACGCAAGGACCTCGCCGCCGACATGGGCAGCGCGGGCCGCCTTGTCGGTCATGACGCCCTTGGACGTGGACACGATTGCGATACCCAGGCCGCGCAGCACGCGGGGCAGCTCCTCGGCGCCCGCATAGACGCGCAGGCCGGGCTTGGAAACGCGGCGCAGGCCGGTGATGACCTTTTCCTTGCCGGCGTTGTACTTCAGCGTGACGCGGATCACGCCCTGGGTGCCATCGTCGATGAGCTGGAAGTTCTTGATATAGCCCTCATCCAGCAGGATCTGCGCGATGGACTTCTTCATGTTGGACGCAGGCACGTCCACGGTGTCATGCTTGGCATTGTTCGCGTTGCGGATGCGGGTGAGCATATCCGCAACAGGATCGGTAATATGCATGAGTGTTACCTCCTATTAGAGTTACGGGCTTCGCCCGTATAGACGGTAAGGTATCGGAATTTGCGGTTCCGACCTGTTAACCGCCTTGCCGGGGGATTTCAAACGACCGGGGAAGAGGCGGGCTGGTTTTACCAGCTCGCCTTCTTCACGCCGGGGATCTGACCTTTGTAAGCCAGCTCGCGGAAGCAGATACGGCAGATGCCGTAGTCGCGCAGGTAGGCGTGGGGCCGGCCGCAGATCTTGCAGCGGTTGTAGCCGCGGCTGGAGAACTTGGGCGTGCGCTGCTGCTTGAGAATCATAGACTTTTTCGCCATACGTTTTGCCTCCTTAGCGGGCGAAGGGAGCGCCGATGAGCGAGAGCAGCTCCTTGGCCTCTTCGTCAGAATGCGCGGTGGTGCACAGCACAATGTCCATGCCGCGGATCTTGTCGATTTTGTCGTACTCGATCTCGGGGAAGATGAGCTGCTCCTTCACGCCCAGGGCATAGTTGCCGCGGCCGTCGAAGGCGTTGGGGTTGATGCCGCGGAAGTCGCGCACGCGGGGCAGGGCCACGTTAAACAGGCGGTCCAAAAACTCCCACATGCGGTCGCCCCGGAGGGTGACCTTCGCGCCGATGGGCATGCCCTCGCGCAGCTTGAAGTTGGCCACGGACTTCTTGGCCTTGGTGATGATGGCCTTCTGGCCGGTGATCTTGGTCAGATCGCCCACGACGGCCTCCAGCACCTTGGCGTTGTCCCGGGCCTCGCCGCAGCCGCAGTTGACGACGATCTTGTCCAGGCGGGGAATCTGCATGGGGCTCTTGTAGCCGAACTTCTGCATCAGAGCAGGAGCGACCTCGGCCTGGTACTTCGCTTTCAGGTTGGGCATTTTCTTGTCAGCCATGGAATTCACTCCTCCTCTCTTAGATTTCGGCGCCGCACTTCTTGCAGACGCGGACCTTCTTGCCGTCGGCCAGCACCTTGTGGGCGGGCCGGGTGGGCTTGTCGCACTTGGGGCACACGCGCTGCACCTTGCAGGCGTACACGGGGGCTTCCTTCTTGATGATGCCGCCCTGCTCGCCCTGCTTGCGGGGCTTGGTGTGGCGGGAGACGATGTTGACCTTCTCCACGACGACCTTGGCGTCCTTGGGGAATACCTCCAGGACCTTGCCCTTCTTGCCCTTGTCCTTACCGGACAGGACGATGACGGTATCGTCCTTCTTGATGCTCATTTTGTTCATGTCTACTCCTACCCCCTTACAGCACTTCGGGAGCCAGAGACAGGATCTTCATGTAATCCTTGTCACGCAGCTCGCGGGCCACGGGCCCAAAGATGCGGGTCCCGCGGGGATTCTTGTCGTCCTTGATGAGGACGGCGGCATTGTCGTCGAAACGCACGTAGCTGCCGTCGGCGCGGCGGATGCCCTTGGCGGAGCGGACGATAACGGCCTTGACGACCTCGCCCTTCTTCACCGTGCCGCCGGGCTGGGCCTTGCGCACGCTGGCCACAACGACGTCGCCGATGTTGCCGTACTTGCGCTTGGAGCCGCCCAGCACGCGGATGGTCTTAATTTCCTTGGCGCCGGTGTTATCGGCAACCTTCAGGTAAGTTTCCTGCTGAATCATTCCGGCACCTCCTTACTTCGCTTTTTCGATGATTTCGACCACGCGCCAACGCTTGTCCTTGGACAGCGGGCGGGTCTCCATGACCTTCACGCGGTCACCCACACCGCACTCGTTGTTCTCGTCGTGGGCTTTGAGCTTATAGGTTCTCTTGACAATCTTCTTGTACAGGGGATGGGCCACACGGTCAGCCACGGCCACCACGACGGTTTTGTCCATCTTATCGGAGACCACCAGGCCGACTCTGGTCTTACGGGAAGAAGTTCTGTTTTCCATCTTCTATTCCTCCTTCTTATCGGCCTGCGAGCTGCTGCTCACGGATAATGGTCTTGACTCGGGCAATATCCTTCTTGACCTCGGCGATCTTGATGGGGTTGTCGAGCTGGTTGGTGGCATGCTGAAGACGGAGCTGGAACAGGTCCTTCTTCAGGTCGCCCAGCTTGGCCTCAAGCTCGGCGGCGCTCATCTTGCGGACTTCATTTGCCTTCATCATTATTCACCACCATTCTCGGTCTCGGCGGTCTCTTTCTTCACAATCTTGCACTTGACGGGCAGCTTGTGGGAGGCGAGACGCAGTGCCTCGCGGGCGGTCTCCTCGGAGACGCCGGCGATCTCGAACATGACGCGGCCGGGCTTGACCACGGCCACCCAGTACTCGGGGGAGCCCTTGCCGGAGCCCATGCGGGTCTCGGCGGGCTTCTCGGTAACCGGCTTGTCGGGGAAAATCTTGATCCAGACCTTGCCGCCGCGCTTGGTGTGGCGGGTCATGGCGATACGGGCGGCCTCGATCTGGTTGGAGGTGATCCAGCAGGGCTCGGTGGCCTGCAGACCCCACTCACCGTAGGTGACGGTGTTGCCGCGCATGGCCTTGCCCTTCATGCGCCCGCGGTGCACGCGGCGGTATTTCACTCTCTTAGGCAGCAGCATTAGTTGGAGCCTCCTTCCTTAGGAGCGGCGGGCGCCTGGCCGGCAGGCCGGGGACCGCCCTGAGGACGATTATTGTTGTAGCCGCCCTGGGGACGGCCCTGGTTGTAGCCACCCTGGCCGGCGGGGCGCTGGCCGTAGCCGCCCTGGCCCTGGGGACGGCCCTGGTTGTAGCCGCCCTGGCCGGCGGGACGCTGGCCGTAGCCGCCCTGGCGCTGGCCGCCGAAGCCGCCGGGACGGCGGTCGCCGTCGCGCCGGTCGTTGCGGCGGCGCTCGGGCCGCTCTTTAAAGTTCTTGGTGTCCATGGTGCGGGGGGTGGTGCGCAGGCTCTGGGAGAGCACCTCGCCCTTGTAGATCCACACCTTCACGCCGATGCGGCCGTAGGTGGTGGCGGCCTCCGCGAAGCCGTAGTCGATGTCGGCGCGCAGGGTCTGCAGGGGGATGGTGCCGTCGTGGTAGTGCTCCACGCGGGCGATCTCCGCGCCGCCCAGGCGGCCGGACACGCAGGTCTTGATGCCGCGGGCGCCCATGCGCATGGCGCGGCCCATGGCGTTCTTCATGGCGCGGCGGAAGCCGATGCGCTTCTCCAGCTGGGCGGCGATGTTCTCGGCCACCAGCTGCGCGTTCATATCGGCGCTCTTGACCTCCACAATGTTCAGGGCCACGCTCTTGCCGATCATCTTCTCCAGGGTCAGGCGCAGGCGCTCGATGTCGGCGCCGCCCTTGCCGATGACCACGCCGGGGCGGGCGCAGTGCAGGTAGATGCGCACCTTGGCGTTGTCGCGCTCGATCTCAATCTTGGGGATACCGGCGGAATACAGGGTCTTCTTCAGGTAGTCCCGGATCTTCTTGTCCTCGACCAGCAGGTCGCCGACCTTCTCGTTACGGGCATACCAGCGGGAGTCCCAATCCTTAATGACGCCCACGCGCAGGCCGTGGGGATTTACTTTTTGTCCCATACTGTTCCTCCTCCCTTAGCGCTCAGCCACGGCGATGGTGATGTGGGAAGTGCGCTTGTTGATCCGGTAGGCCCGGCCCTGGGCCCGGGGCATCATCCGCTTGATGATGGGGCCGGGGCAGGCAAAGACCTCGGACACGTACAGCTTCTCAGGATCCATCGAGTGGTTGTTCTCCGCGTTGGACGCGGCGCTCTTGAGGAGCTTGAGCATAAGCTCGCTGGCCGCCTTGGGGGTGGCCATGAGGATGGCGTTGGCCTGTGCCACGCTCTTGCCGCGGATCAGGTCGCAGACAATCTGGACCTTGCGGGGAGAGATGCGGGCATATCTCAGATGTGCTTTAGCTTCCATTCTACTCTCTCCTCCTTACTTGCCGGATTTGGCGCCGGCGTGACCCCGGAAGGTACGGGTGGGGGCGAACTCGCCCAGCTTGTGGCCCACCATGTCCTCGGTCACGTACACGGGCACGTGCTTGCGCCCGTCATGCACGGCAAAGGTGTGTCCGACGAAGGAGGGGAAGATGGTGGAGGCGCGGCTCCAGGTCTTGAGCACCTTCTTCTCGCCGGTCTTGTTCATGTCGTCGACCCGCTTCAGCAGCTCGGGAGCGCAAAAGGGGCCTTTCTTGATACTTCTGCTCATCTTTTACTGCCTCCCTTACTTCGCACCGCGGTGCTTGACGATGAACTGCTCGGTGGGGTTCTTCTTCTTACGGGTCTTGTAACCCATCGCAGGCTTGCCCCAGGGAGTGACAGGTCCGGGACGGCCCACGGGGCTCTTGCCCTCGCCGCCGCCGTGGGGGTGGTCACAGGGGTTCATGACGCTGCCGCGGACGGTGGGCCGCCAGCCCATGTGGCGCTTCCGGCCGGCCTTGCCGAGCTGGATGTTGCCGTGGTCGGTGTTGCCGACCTGGCCGATGCAGGCCTTGCACTCCTCGCGCACATAGCGCACCTCGCCGGAGGGCAGGCGCACCTGGGCCATGCCGTTCTCCTTGGCCATCAGCTGGGCGGAGACGCCGGCGCTGCGCACCAGCTGGGCGCCCTTGCCGGGGTAGAGCTCGATGTTGTGGATGAGCTCGCCGGTGGGGATGTTGGCGATGGGCAGGCAGTTGCCGGGCAGGATGTCGGCCTGGGGGCCGGAGACAATCTTGTGGCCGGCCTTCAGGCCCACGGGAGCCAGGATATAGGCCTTCTCGCCGTCCTCATACTGGATGAGGGCGATGTTGGCGGAGCGGTTGGGGTCGTACTCCAGGCGCAGCACGGTGGCCACGTCGCCGTCACGCTGGCGCTTGAAGTCGATGATGCGGTACTTCTTCTTGTTGCCGCCGCCGCGGTGGCGGACGGTGATGCGGCCGTAGCTGTTGCGCCCGGCGTTCTTTTTCAGGCTCTCGGTCAGGCTGCGCTCGGGCTTGGCCTTCTTGTCGATGCCCTCGAAGGCGCTCACCGTCATGTGGCGGCGGGAGGGCGTCGTGGGCTTATAAGTTCTAATAGCCATTGTTCATTCTCCTCCTTACACCATGCCTTCGAAGAACTCGATGGTCTTGGAGTCCTCGGTGAGGGTGACCATGGCCTTCTTCCAGGAGGGACGGCGGCCGGCGGGGTAACGGCCGTTGCGCTTCTCCTTGCCCTGCATGTTCAGGGTGTTGACCTTGGCGACCTTGACGCCGAAGATCTCCTCGACGGCCTTGGCAATTTCAATCTTGTTCGCGCGCTTGGCCACCTCGAAGGTGTATTTCTTCATCTCGGTCGCGGCCATGGACTGCTCGGTGATGATGGGGCGCTTAATAATGTCATAAGCGGTGGTAGCCATTACGCAAACACCTCCTCGATGACGGCCAGGGCCGCCTTATCCACAATCAGCTGCTTGGCGTTTACGATGTCGTACACGCTCAGGAGCTTCGCGGTGGTGGTCAGCACGCCGGGGATGTTCCGGGCGGACTTGACCACGTTCTCGTTGACCTCGTTGGTTACCACGACGGACTTGCCGGCGCCGACGGCGTCCAGGAAGCCCTTCATGGCCTTCGTCTTAATCTCGTCGAGATTCAGGCCGTCCACCACGATGACGCTGCCCTCCTGGGCTTTGGCGGAGAGGACGGACTTCAGGGCCAGGCGCTTCACCTTCTTGTTGAGGGTGTAGCTGTAATCGCGGGGCTTGGGGGCGAACACGATGCCGCCGTGGGTCCACTGGGGGGCGCGGGTGCTGCCCTGGCGGGCGCGTCCGGTGCCCTTCTGGCGCCAGGGCTTGATGCCGCCGCCGGAGACCTCGGCGCGGGTGAGGGCACTCTGGGTACCCTGACGGCAGTTGGCCAGGTGGTTCTTGACCACGGCGTGGACAACGGCCTCGTTGGGCTCGATCCCGAACACAGCTTCGGAGAGCTCCACTTCGCCGACCTTCGTGCCGGCCATGTTTACAACAGTTGCCTTAGGCATTTGGTATCTCTCCTTTCTTACTTGTTACGGGCGGAAGCCTTCTGGGGATTGACGCGGGCGGAGGCCTTCTGCGGGTTGGCGCTGATGCCGGCCGCGGCGCCCTTCTCCTTGACGTTGATGACGCTGTTGCGCAGGTAGACCAGGCTGCCCTTGGCGCCGGGGATGGCGCCGCGCACGGCCAGGATGCCCAGCTCGGCGTCCACCTTCACCACGTCCAGGTTCAGCACGGTGACCTGCTCGTCGCCCATGTGGCCGGCGCCGATCTTGCCCTTGAAGATCCGGGAGGGGTCGGTGCTGGAGCCCATGGAGCCCGCGTGACGATGCACGGGGCCGCCGCCGTGGCTCATGGGGGTGCGCCCGGCGCCCCAGCGCTTGATGACGCCGGCGTAGCCCTTGCCCTTGCTGGTGCCGGTCACGTCCACGCGGTCGCCCTCGGCGAACACGTCGACCTTGACCTCGTCGCCCACGCTGAGGGCGTCGCAGTCGTTGAGCTTGAACTCCTTGAGGTCCTTCTTCAGGGCGTCGCCGGCCTTCTTCAGGTGGCCCGCCTCGGGCTTGGACAGCTTCTTCTCAGCCACGTCGCCGTAGCCCAGCTGCACGGCGTTGTAGCCGTCCTTCTCCACGGTCTTCTTCTGCACCACGGTGCAGGGGCCCGCCTCGATGACGGTGACCGGGATGACCTTGCCGTCGGCGTCAAAGATCTGCGTCATGCCGACCTTCTTGCCGATAATGGCCTTTTCCATGTTTTTTCCTCCTTATAAAGGTTATTGGTTGAAAAACTTGGGCATTGGCTCCCATTGGTTTTCCAACTTGACCCGTCCATCTCAAAACGCGATGGACTGCGGTTCAAACGAGGTAATTGGGGGCTTACAGCTTGATCTCAATCTCCACGCCGGCGGGGAGCTCCAGGCTCATCAGGGCCTCCACGGTCTTGGGGGAGGGCTTGAGGATGTCGATCAGGCGCTTGTGGGTGCGGCGCTCGAACTGCTCGCGGCTGTCCTTGTACTTATGGACGGCGCGCAGGATGGTCACGACCTCTTTCTTGGTGGGCAGGGGGATGGGGCCGGACACGGAAGCGCCGGTGCGCTTGGCGGTCTCCACAATCTTCTCGGCGCTCTGGTCGATAAGCTGGTGGTCATAGGCCTTGAGGCGGATGCGGATCATTTCTTTCTGAGCTGCCATGGTATTTCCTCCTTAAAAACATACGAAGTTGACGGGTATTCGCTGGTTTGTCCTGCCCTGTCACGCTTCGGCGGCTGCGCGACGGCGTATAAGCCCCTGCGACTGCGAAGACAAACATCCGCGCCGTTGGCGCTCCTTGGTTTGCCTTCTCCGCTCCGGGTCTTATCCGCCTGCTCCGCGCGCCTACGCGCTTCTTTCTTCGTACGGTGAGAAATCTTCTGTACACGGCTTCGTGCGTATCACTCTGTGACAAGAAGAAAACCGGCGCATAGCAGGCCGGTTTCATCCAGGCGCAGCGATATACGCTGTGCACAGGATCTCTCAGCCGCCCGATTCTAGCTCGGACATACTCCGCGGAAGTTACCGGCTTTCGCCGCAATCTCCCACATCATCGCAGATTGCGCCCTAAACAGGCGCTTGATAATAATATTACAAGGCAGGGGCAAAGTCAAGCGCTTTTTCGCTCTTTTTTCAGGTTTTTTCTTGAAATGGAGGCTCCGCCAGTTTTGGCGGAGCCCCGGGGGCCTATTTTGTGTGCAATGCCTGCTCCACCAGCGGATACACGGCCGCCGGGTCGATCTCCGCGCCTGTAAAATGCTCCAGGGACAAAATCGCCTGGTGGATCAGCAGCCCCAGGCCGTTCATGCCGCGCAGGCCCCGGGCGCGGGCGCGGCGCAGCAGCTCGGTCTCCTCCGGGGCGTAGATGAGGTCGCACACCCACGCGTGGGCCGGCAGGGCCTCCAGGAAGGAGAAGTCCTCAAACTGCCCCCCGGCCCCCTCCATGCCCAGGCTGGTGCAGTTGACCAGCAGATCGCACGCGCCCGCCTCCTGATATAAGGCGGCGCCGTCGAAGCCCGCCGGGCGCAGCACCCCCGAGGGGTCCAAAGCGCAGAGGGCGCGGGCCTTCTCCACGGTGCGGTTGCACACCGTCACCAACGCGGCCCCCTCCATGGCCAGCCGGAGCGCCACCGCCTTGGCGGCGCCCCCCGCCCCCAGCAGCACCGCCCGGCAGCCGGGCACGGAGATCCCCGCCCCGGCCAGGGCGCGGATAAATCCCTTGCCGTCGGTGTTGTATCCGTAATATTTTCCCCCGCGAATACAAACCGTATTCACCGCCCCGAAAGCCGCCGCGTCGGCGTCCAGCTCGTCCATCAGGGGCACCAGCTCCTCCTTGTGGGGCATGGTGGCGTTGAAGCCCGCGTACCCGGCAAACCGGGCGCACTCCAGCCACCGGGCGCACGCCCCCCGGGGCACGGCCTGGCAGAGGTACACGTAGTCCAGGCCAAGGGCCCGGAGCATGGTGTTCTGGATCAGGGGGGACTTGGAGTGGGCCACCGGGTCCCCGATGACGCACAGCTTCCTCGTCGTGTTCTCCAGCGCAACCTGCATCCCGCGGGCCTCCTCCCGTTTGGGCTCCTCCCGCCTGTGGTCGGGCAGGGCGGCGTTGACCAGGAAGGCGGCCGCCACGCCCACCACCGTCTCAATAATCCGCGCGGCGGCGTAGTAGTAGCGCGCCTCCCCGGTGACCCCGGTGATCAGGATCACGCAGGGCACGATGCAGGCCATGGGGCAGGCGGCGGGCCGCTTGAGCAGCAGGCAGATCCAGATCCCCGCCACGCAGATGACGCCCAGCAGGGGGATGAACACCACGGGGTGCTCCAGCGTCTCCCCCAGCAGCAGGGTGGCCGCGCCCAGCACGCCGCCCACCGCCACGCCGATGAAGCGGGACACCCCCTGGCGCATGGTCTGGCCCAGCGAGCTCTGGGTGCAGACGATGGAGGCGATGCAGGCGTAGAGCGGGCCCAGCTGGCCCCAGATGCCCCCCAGCTCGGAGCGGTAGACCAAGCCGAAGGGGGCGAAAATCCCGTAGCACAGCATCACCGCCACGGCGGTTTTTACCATCCGCATCCCCACCTTGGGCAGCGCGTTTTTCATGGGCTCCTCCTTTCCGGTTGGGCGCAGCGGGCCAGG
It includes:
- the rplX gene encoding 50S ribosomal protein L24, coding for MNKMSIKKDDTVIVLSGKDKGKKGKVLEVFPKDAKVVVEKVNIVSRHTKPRKQGEQGGIIKKEAPVYACKVQRVCPKCDKPTRPAHKVLADGKKVRVCKKCGAEI
- the rplV gene encoding 50S ribosomal protein L22, which translates into the protein MEAKAHLRYARISPRKVQIVCDLIRGKSVAQANAILMATPKAASELMLKLLKSAASNAENNHSMDPEKLYVSEVFACPGPIIKRMMPRAQGRAYRINKRTSHITIAVAER
- the rplC gene encoding 50S ribosomal protein L3; the encoded protein is MEKAIIGKKVGMTQIFDADGKVIPVTVIEAGPCTVVQKKTVEKDGYNAVQLGYGDVAEKKLSKPEAGHLKKAGDALKKDLKEFKLNDCDALSVGDEVKVDVFAEGDRVDVTGTSKGKGYAGVIKRWGAGRTPMSHGGGPVHRHAGSMGSSTDPSRIFKGKIGAGHMGDEQVTVLNLDVVKVDAELGILAVRGAIPGAKGSLVYLRNSVINVKEKGAAAGISANPQKASARVNPQKASARNK
- the rpmC gene encoding 50S ribosomal protein L29, which codes for MMKANEVRKMSAAELEAKLGDLKKDLFQLRLQHATNQLDNPIKIAEVKKDIARVKTIIREQQLAGR
- a CDS encoding 50S ribosomal protein L16 translates to MLLPKRVKYRRVHRGRMKGKAMRGNTVTYGEWGLQATEPCWITSNQIEAARIAMTRHTKRGGKVWIKIFPDKPVTEKPAETRMGSGKGSPEYWVAVVKPGRVMFEIAGVSEETAREALRLASHKLPVKCKIVKKETAETENGGE
- the rplW gene encoding 50S ribosomal protein L23; translated protein: MATTAYDIIKRPIITEQSMAATEMKKYTFEVAKRANKIEIAKAVEEIFGVKVAKVNTLNMQGKEKRNGRYPAGRRPSWKKAMVTLTEDSKTIEFFEGMV
- the rplF gene encoding 50S ribosomal protein L6; its protein translation is MSRIGRMPISIPAGVEVKIEGSNLVTVKGPKGTLTQQLHPNMTIAQEGGELHVTRPNDAKENRSLHGLTRTLLSNMITGVTEGFKKELDVNGVGYRVAKDGKKLVMNLGFSHQVIMEEIEGITIDVPGPNKIIISGADKQKVGQFAAEVREKRPPEPYKGKGIKYTDEVIRRKEGKTGVKKK
- a CDS encoding 50S ribosomal protein L5, encoding MADKKMPNLKAKYQAEVAPALMQKFGYKSPMQIPRLDKIVVNCGCGEARDNAKVLEAVVGDLTKITGQKAIITKAKKSVANFKLREGMPIGAKVTLRGDRMWEFLDRLFNVALPRVRDFRGINPNAFDGRGNYALGVKEQLIFPEIEYDKIDKIRGMDIVLCTTAHSDEEAKELLSLIGAPFAR
- the rplD gene encoding 50S ribosomal protein L4, which translates into the protein MPKATVVNMAGTKVGEVELSEAVFGIEPNEAVVHAVVKNHLANCRQGTQSALTRAEVSGGGIKPWRQKGTGRARQGSTRAPQWTHGGIVFAPKPRDYSYTLNKKVKRLALKSVLSAKAQEGSVIVVDGLNLDEIKTKAMKGFLDAVGAGKSVVVTNEVNENVVKSARNIPGVLTTTAKLLSVYDIVNAKQLIVDKAALAVIEEVFA
- the rpsQ gene encoding 30S ribosomal protein S17 produces the protein MENRTSSRKTRVGLVVSDKMDKTVVVAVADRVAHPLYKKIVKRTYKLKAHDENNECGVGDRVKVMETRPLSKDKRWRVVEIIEKAK
- the rplN gene encoding 50S ribosomal protein L14 — protein: MIQQETYLKVADNTGAKEIKTIRVLGGSKRKYGNIGDVVVASVRKAQPGGTVKKGEVVKAVIVRSAKGIRRADGSYVRFDDNAAVLIKDDKNPRGTRIFGPVARELRDKDYMKILSLAPEVL
- the rpsJ gene encoding 30S ribosomal protein S10 gives rise to the protein MAAQKEMIRIRLKAYDHQLIDQSAEKIVETAKRTGASVSGPIPLPTKKEVVTILRAVHKYKDSREQFERRTHKRLIDILKPSPKTVEALMSLELPAGVEIEIKL
- the rplR gene encoding 50S ribosomal protein L18, encoding MINRPDTNAQRLKRHKRVRGKISGTPERPRLNVFRSGTNIYAQIIDDVAGKTLVAASSLEKDFEGKGSGCEAAKKVGQTVAERAKAAGITAVVFDRGGYVYHGRVQALAEGAREGGLEF
- the rpsH gene encoding 30S ribosomal protein S8; translated protein: MHITDPVADMLTRIRNANNAKHDTVDVPASNMKKSIAQILLDEGYIKNFQLIDDGTQGVIRVTLKYNAGKEKVITGLRRVSKPGLRVYAGAEELPRVLRGLGIAIVSTSKGVMTDKAARAAHVGGEVLAFVW
- a CDS encoding 30S ribosomal protein S14, translated to MAKKSMILKQQRTPKFSSRGYNRCKICGRPHAYLRDYGICRICFRELAYKGQIPGVKKASW
- the rpsS gene encoding 30S ribosomal protein S19, which encodes MSRSIKKGPFCAPELLKRVDDMNKTGEKKVLKTWSRASTIFPSFVGHTFAVHDGRKHVPVYVTEDMVGHKLGEFAPTRTFRGHAGAKSGK
- the rplB gene encoding 50S ribosomal protein L2, translating into MAIRTYKPTTPSRRHMTVSAFEGIDKKAKPERSLTESLKKNAGRNSYGRITVRHRGGGNKKKYRIIDFKRQRDGDVATVLRLEYDPNRSANIALIQYEDGEKAYILAPVGLKAGHKIVSGPQADILPGNCLPIANIPTGELIHNIELYPGKGAQLVRSAGVSAQLMAKENGMAQVRLPSGEVRYVREECKACIGQVGNTDHGNIQLGKAGRKRHMGWRPTVRGSVMNPCDHPHGGGEGKSPVGRPGPVTPWGKPAMGYKTRKKKNPTEQFIVKHRGAK